A single window of Salmo salar unplaced genomic scaffold, Ssal_v3.1, whole genome shotgun sequence DNA harbors:
- the LOC123731803 gene encoding uncharacterized protein, whose protein sequence is MAAQCRSSKCTVERKGFRRELDTWRHKLINCVGFESILEGIYGPLLLRDLNIFDDCEPEELEDWAVKASCSFCSLLINDHVPVAASPLPSPSDDTPSQAASLSDSSLSAHRFLHAVFHKKELASGEDPDVPLVAQELMRRMVRQFAAEYASKTRLTTSTDTGSRRPDLDTPLDLTVTRNQEEEPTPADTVLDLSKRNSASSASTSPTNHKASGSLLPTVTDEPQREAEDAGMPDAPSGRSSALEAVRSSLCPAHRSLLQRILRLAHQQHRLSLAYRDAHRRLVPPPDPLCGHLVAKQQDDTSSPPPPPPFTDCWSRSATGATRQQTDWKTPGGPGCCCVQRCRLPPVCFCLQSLHCLSCQSLSLGHITTGVRSSSSLCTFTSSPSLSSSALYPNPSVCPVASVCCSHPQPCSNPHPHPQPCSNPHPHPQPCASCCSEHTYLAPVRRTAQGGGGRAGGGSECPVLKREPSRTPSPPLSPPSPQTWTERRKTSLPLFCCSSSSSRRGKKRRRLGVVGRWARTGSSRTWWSDSVTN, encoded by the exons GGTTCGAGAGCATCCTGGAGGGAATCTATGGCCCATTACTACTCAGAGACCTCAATATTTTTGATg actGTGAACCAGAGGAGCTTGAGGACTGGGCAGTGAAGGCCAGTTGTTCCTTCTGCAGTCTGCTGATCAAT GACCATGTCCCGGTGGCCGCCTCCCCCCTGCCCTCCCCCTCAGACGACACGCCCTCCCAAGCCGCCTCCCTCTCAGACAGCAGCCTATCAGCTCACAGGTTCCTTCACGCCGTGTTCCATAAGAAGG AGCTGGCGTCCGGCGAGGACCCCGACGTCCCTCTGGTAGCCCAGGAACTGATGAGGAGGATGGTCCGGCAGTTTGCTGCGGAGTACGCCTCCAAGACGCGCCTCACCACCTCGACCGACACGGGCTCCCGGCGTCCGGACCTCGACACGCCTCTAGACCTCACTGTGACGCGGAACCAGGAGGAGGAACCCACACCAG CTGACACTGTGCTCGACCTCTCCAAGCGGAACTCTGCCAGCTCGGCCTCCacatcacccaccaatcacaaaGCCTCAGG CTCCCTGTTGCCCACGGTTACGGATGAGCCCCAGAGGGAAGCAGAGGACGCTGGGATGCCCGATGCCCCAAGTGGGAGGAGCTCTGCTCTGGAGGCGGTCCGCTCCTCTTTATGCCCCGCCCATCGCTCTCTGCTCCAGCGAATCCTGAGGCTCGCCCACCAGCAGCACCGTCTATCGTTGGCCTACAGGGACGCACATCGCCGTCTCGTCCCGCCCCCAGACCCTCTCTGCGGCCACCTGGTGGCCAAACAACAGGACgacacttcctctcctcctcctcctcctccttttactgactgttggagccgtAGTGCCACCGGAGCCACTCGTCAGCAGACTGACTGGAAGACACCAGGCGGTCCAGGCTGTTGCTGTGTGCAGCGCTGCAGGCTGcctcctgtctgtttctgtcttcagAGCCTCCACTGCCTGTCCTGCCAGAGCCTATCCCTGGGACACATTACCACTGGGGTtcgctcttcctcttctctctgcaCTTtcacctcctccccttctctttcaTCCTCCGCTCTGTACCCTAACCCCTCGGTCTGTCCCGTGGCCTCTGTCTGTTGCTCCCACCCCCAGCCCTGCTccaaccctcaccctcacccccaGCCCTGCTCCAACCCCCACCCTCACCCCCAGCCCTGCGCCTCCTGCTGCTCAGAACACACCTACCTGGCCCCGGTCAGACGCACAGCCCAGGGCGGAGGAGGAAGAGCGGGAGGAGGAAGCGAGTGCCCTGTCCTCAAGAGAGAGCcatcccgcaccccctctcctcccctctctcccccatcccctcaGACATGGACGGAAAGGAGGAAGACAAGCCTCCCTCTCttctgctgcagcagcagcagcagcaggagggggAAAAAGAGGAGGAGGCTGGGTGTGGTGGGGAGGTGGGCGAGGACAGGGAGCAGCAGGACCTGGTGGAGCGATTCAGTGACAAACTAA